The following is a genomic window from Molothrus aeneus isolate 106 unplaced genomic scaffold, BPBGC_Maene_1.0 scaffold_35, whole genome shotgun sequence.
ccagaGACACCAGATGATATTTGGGGTCAATTCCACAATCTACAAGTTCCAAATACCCCCCCAATAAAAAACCCTCTCAGGGACTCCTGGATAGATTTGGGACGAGTTCCCCTCCCCACTGAGCTGCAAGACGAGGTGGGGGCGATGGTCCCGTGGCTGCGGCCACAGGGGGCACTGGaacctcctgttcctgctgttcctgctcctgctcctcctcttcctgctcccccttttcctctctccctcctcctcctcctcctccttcctaaTCCCACCTCCTCCCCAGTTCCTGCCTTCTGTGTATTTAGAGTGGAGGACCTTGCTTGTTTTTAGAACTAGAACAAAGATCCCAGATGGAACAAGGCTTGCTGCTTTTAGTCAGGAGTATCAGTGACTAAAGGTCACGTTTCCTTTGCTTTGGTGCCGTCCTTGTTCTCCTCAGTGTTCAGGCTGGGCTATGGGGTGTCCttgtttgctgcattttccGAGTTCCTCTTGCATCCTTTGGgccatgggctgtgccctgggagggtTCTTTGTGCTCCTTTGTGACACAGGAGAACCTTCCAGGCGGTTtctgtgtgagctgctgctgggatgtcacAGGAACAGCGCCACGTCGCCGTGGTGTTCCCGTTGCTGTGGGACACGGAGGCCTCAGTGCCCAGAGTGGCTCTGGGCTCGCTGCCGGAGGATCCTCCTGCCCGAGgcattctcagcagccagcccagccctgtccttctgtgcttgCAGGGCTACAGGCTGCAGGCGTGTGCAGCGCAGCCAAAATGATCCAGCAcgtggctgctgcagtttgcactcTGTACTCTGTGGCTTATTCGGGGTATTTTTTAACCCACTTGGCACGTAAGTCGAGGTTTTCCCTCAGTGCAGCATCTTTGGCTTTGGGCttgctgtgtgctttctgttcttcctctggAGCTGAGTTGACTTTGGAACCAAATTGCCATGAAGACACCATTGCTTTGGGAGAGCTCCTGCCCAtagctgcagctgaaaaaggcGGTGTCTGCAGCCAGTGGGGCGTGCACAGCATCTGCAATGAGCCCTGGGGGGTTCTGTTCCCTCAAGCAGGGagtctgtgccagcagagcctggaactccctccctttgctgctccagccaagaACTGACCCAGCCCAGTGTTTTGTGCTtgttctcttgcttgctgtgggaagggactgtggctcctggagggatgcagtgaaagcaaaatgctcTCTCGGGGTTGCCTTGCTCCATGGCatttcccagcactggcagtttTTCTCCTAACAGCATCTGGTTCATGTTCCCTCTCCCATTGCAGGGCACCTCCTGTCTGGATTCCGAGCAGCTCCTCCTTCGGTGAGTGGGAAAGGAACCTTTGGTGTTTGGAATTGTGCAGCAAGTTGTGAGCTCGGCATGTGGCAGTCGAGGGCCAGCCTGGGAGGCTGAAGGAAAGTTCCTGTCAGTGTctttgcagcaggagcagcagcagcaaaggaattcccatcagttttctcgttttctgctgaagagcttttgaagagctgcaggtCTGGTTTTGCAGGCAGAGGATTGCTTGCTGGCTTTAGCCATGGTGGAATATGGAATTCCCAACAATAAGTGGCAATGTCGACTTTAGCCCATTGTTAGTTggaacagctccaaaccccatttctGCTTAGTGCAGCTGGATGTGCAGCTGAGGATAAATAAGGTGATAACTGAGATAGAACTTCCCGTCCCTCACGCTGCCGTCTGTCCACAGGGCAcagaagcagcaccagcacctcctggggctccctctGCTTCCAAAGAGGAGGTcaacaaggaggaagacagcaGTGAGCTTCCCGCTGCTCTGGGGGACGATGGTGAACTTCCCTCAGTGCCGGGAGATGACAGTGAACTTCCCGCTGCTCTGGGAGACGAGGGCGAACATCCCGCGGGGTGGGAATGCAACAGCGAGGCTCCCGCGGggtgggacaaggacaggggacATCTCCCGGCCTGGGACGAGGACGGTGGATGTCCCCTGGTGTGGGACCAGAGTGGCCAAGCTCCCACGGAGTGGGATGAGGACAATGGACATCTCCCAGtgtgggatgaggatggaggaCATCCTGTGGCTTGGGAAGAGGAGAGTGAACATCTCCCAGCATGGGAAGTGGACAGCAAACATCCCCTGGCTTGGAAAGAGGATGGCGAACCTCCAGCGTgttgggaagaggatggagaagctgcagcattttgggatgaggatggagaagctgcagaattttgggaagaggatggagaacCTTTCTCTGCTTGGGAAGAGGACAATGAACCTCCCTCCGCTGTGGGATCCTGGGCTGAAcattctgacagcagcacagccgggcagccagaggggagaggggagtggTGCCTGATGCAGCTGAGTACgtctgctctgttcctgggtgcctgagcaggtgctgtgtgtgtgtctgggcaTCAGCTGCACCCAGTGTTGCTCTGAAGCTGAATGTCACCGAGCCATTGattgtccttccccagctgacaCCAAGGGgctcacagccccagggagtgGGGCTGGTTGTGGCTCTGCTGCAAGGCGGGGTCTCACTCTGGGAGGGAGCGTCTTCCACGTGGTTTCTTTCAGGGAACACCGTGAGCGAGGAGGAGCCTGCCGAGAAATACCTGGAAGTGGAGCAGATTGGCCAAGGGTAAGTGCACGGCAACTACTGCTGCACAAGCAGGGCCGGGTGTTGTGCTGGTGCAGGATCAAGTGAGAAGTCAGGAGAGCTCCAAACACCTTCAGACACTGGGCTACCATCCTGCTGTCTCTCAGTCCTGATCAGAATTGATAACTATGGTCAGAAGGCGCCGTCAAAAGCCCCTGATGCTGGcagtgtcctgcctgcagcaaggagcaggacctggaagATCTTCTGTCCCTGGAACTGGATTGCCTAAAAGAGCAACTCACCATGTGGTGACTGTCAGAAAACAGTTCTCAAGaagatttctttcaaatattttccttcaaaaaatatCCACTGGTCAGGATTATCAACCTAATGGtttagaaacagaaaccagagatGAACTAATAAGTGCTCTATTCTAGCACAGGTAGCAGACCCCATCCATTCAGTAacagacacagagctgatgCACTCTGGGGGAAAAAGCATCACCTGCCTGATGGCAGGGCCCTTGTGGAACCTGCAGATATTaggcaggaaatggaaaaggatgaaatggATTCTTTTCCAGTTCTTTACACACCCATTTCTCACCTCAGGTTCTGAACTAAAGCAATTCAGCGTGGACATTGGGATTTGCTCCAGCCCAATTCCTTCATGTTGGGTCTCAGTTTTCTCCTGCACACCTtgcatggcagagggctggtggctgctgtgctgttgttgGAAGGGTCGATGCACCCAGGTGTTTGTGAacgctgcaggcagcagagatctcctgtctgggctggctttccctgccagggcctaaagcgctgcttctttcttctctgctgttttgtctCCAGGGCTTTTGGAACCGTTTATAAAGGACTCGACAGGGCCACTGGAGGAGAGGTCAGTGCCAACACACCCAGCACGcctggcagctctccagggctttcccctctgctgggagctgtggctgcagctttgggggccagcagagctttcctgcccaggctgctcctctgaaggcagagcagtgtcagcctgcagagcacagctgggacagactTGGTCCTTCTGAAGCGCCAAAGGAATGCAAGGAGGGCAGCGGTGTCTGTCAGAGCAGGACACGCTGGCTTGGCCTTCATATCTAAAAGTGTGAAtgcatcagctgctggagactgaGGCCCAATTTATCTTCATCCCAACCTTAGACAGGAACATTATTTAGCTATTCTTAGCTAAACTATAACAATATTATTTCCATCCTGCCTTTTATCTTCAAAGGCTACCTCAAGGCCTGATTAAGGAGAGATCCTGCTTGGGCTCAATTTGGGGTTTTAGTCCTACTTCAGCTGTTCACAGAGAGTGAGGGAGAGAAATGAGAAGATGGATGTCCAGAGCAAAGCTCTCTCCTAATCCTGCAGTTGTGTTTGGGTCTGGTGTCAGTGACAGCCTGTGACAGGGATCACCTGAGCAATGGGTGTGCGTGTCTGCTTTGTTCTGCAAtcccaaacagagcagctggatcTGAAATCATGACCAAATCCCATAGAATTGCTAAGGGGTTCCTGgctgttctgctttgttttcagagaACCAGAATTACCTCCTGCTTGCAAAATGGgtttgaataataataataataagagtGTTGAGGCCATTTGAGAAGACTGTAGGTGCAGAGAATGTTGTTAGAGCTTTGAGGCTGACAGCTGAGGGACCATTTCTGCAGAGCTTGCAAGGCCAAATGTCTCTGGCCATGTGTCCTGtaagcagcccccagctggcagagcaatGGGCTGTGGGAATGGCCCTTGCTGAGCTCTGGTGTCCCATCCCAAGGCAGTTTGGCACAGCCCGGCTCCGTCGCTCCACAAAGACTCgctctgtgtttgctgtggcCTCCTGCCACAGACTCCTCCAGTTAAAGGCTGCAATGTCCCTTCAGGTGGCCATCAAGAAAATGAGTCTCAGAGGGCAGAACAGGGAACGAGCTGTGAATGAGATCCTGCTCCTAAAGGACAAGAAGAACCCCAACATTGTCAACTCTTTGGACAGGTGAGTGCTTCAGGTCTGATCCCGAGCCCGGGCCCTGCGTTAACCTTTCCTGGCATCCGGAGTCTGTAGCCTGGTTTGAAAATGCCTGACCCAGCCACATCTTCCCAAACCAACAGCCTGGCAGTTCACTCCCTCCACgtgcttttgttgctttgctttggtttttccttcAAGTTGACCCCGTTTGCTGTGTCTCCCAGCAAGTGCTGataaaccacagcagaaattatttcccttggcttcttcttcccagcccttttccatTGCTAAAGATGCCAGTAAGATCAAGTTCTTGTTTCCAGAAATGCCTCATTTGCCCATTTTTCACTGGCCTTGCCTGTTTCTGAAGGGActttctgaaaggttttctgACTGCTTTTGTCCCAAGTGCTGCATGGCCTCCTGCCCTGGATAACCCTGGCAGTTGTGTTGCCTTGTTCTGGAGGGAATGGTGGAACTGATGAGTTCAGAAGCTGAACCAGCTGGGGCCAAGTGTTGTGATTCCACATTGATCTGGGCTGTtgctaaactgcatttttcacctGCTTGCCATCCAAGGCCTCTCCTTTCTCACAGGTGTCTCCTTCCCCTTTAGACTGTGCAGATTccaagggctgggcagcctggcaggaatgTCTCTCCATCTGATTCTGTCCTCACTGACAAGtgacctggaaacaaaactccacTCCAGGCTTTTCCATGGGGGAATTGAGCTCTGCACTTTCATCTCCATGCCATTGCTTTCCTCTTCCAGCTTCCTTGTGGATGGAGATCTCTGGCTGGTGATGGAATATATGGATGGAGGAACTTTGCGGGACGTTGTCAGACAGATACGCATGGCTGAAGGAGAGATGGCAGCTGTCAGTCGGGAGGTGAGGGATCCTGCTTGTCActgccatggctgggacacGATGGTCCTTCCAAACAGGGTGTGAGAACAGGAGTGGCTCCATGCTCAgggctttgtttctgtgttgttttcatgagctggagaagaaagagcCTCTGCAGTGAACGGCCTGCCAGCATCACTGCACTTCTACTCTGTTCttgttctctctcctgctgttgtgGTACTCTCTGTCTGCTTTGGATTTGATTTGCTGTTCTCAGCtttgccttgagctgtttgtcTGGAGCTTGTGTGCACTGCACTCCTGGCCtgtcacagcaaagctgctgctggcagaattCTGAGCTGTCCTTCTTGGTGTGATATATTCCAGCCATTGGTTTTTTCCCTCGTGtttcttgttctctctcagtgtctgcagggccTGGATTTCCTCCATTCCAACCGGGTGATCCACAGGGATCTGAAGAGCTCCAACATCCTCCTGGGCATGGAcggctctgtcaggctgggtgGGTGTTCCTGGCCAGGCACGGCGCTcccgggctgcggggctggggctgcttcccagggagggcCAGAGCCCCAcaagggctgctgggggcactgcccggcccctgctgccagctgagagcggctgccccagcagagagctcaggagaggagcagggggccagcagtgcctttgctctggccatggcccttccagaggggcagcagtgggaatcTAAAGCTCCAAGGGAATCAGTAAAAGccactgcaggaaagctgagggTTTCTTGAAGGGTCCAGTTCCATCTTTCCTTGGCTACAGCcctgagggcttttccagctgacTTCACTACTGCACTCTCAGACTGAGCGTGGGGAATCTTTGTGCTTGGTTTCCTCATTGCAGCTGCCTTTGACAGGGTTTGTTTCTgtcctcagctgattttggcctctgcactcagctcagccctgagcaggaccaGCGCAGCTCCATGGTGGGCACTGCTCACTGGATGGCCCCAGAAGTTGTGACCAGATCTCCTTATGGCCCCAAGGTGGACATCTGGTCCTTCGGCATTGTGACCATCGAGATGGTGGAAGGAGAACCTCCTTACTTCAGGGAAACGGCGGCCATGGTAAGAGGCAAattctccaggggctgcagaggctgcgaGCACAGGGGGaccctgcactgggagcagcagctggaggtttCTGCACATGGGaagggaattcccagaggacTTGTGCCTCCACACAGACGAATTTTCTGCAGTCTCCAGCAACAATTTGCTTTGGGCTTTTCATTGTTGCAGCTCTTCTAGCTGAGAGGATGACCTGGAAATATGAAGCAAGTGCATCAGCTCTAATGTTATCTTGCAAGAAAAACCCAcaccatccccaaatcccagccccaaacccaacaagATTTCTGCAGGAGTTTCTAAAAGAGGTTTTGCAAGATGATCTCCCCTGATTCTTCTCACTGGGAAACTTGTTGAAAACATGAAGATGATGGTTGAACATCCCCATAGTCTAACATATTTCTTTCCTAGTCCAAGCTACTTTTTCTGTGTCACCAAGCCTGAGCTTTCAGCATCACAAACCTCCTGTTTCTTGCCTGGCAGTTTCTGGGATGGGGCATCAGGAATGCATTTACTTGAGTGtcagtggcactgcagagatgcGCTTGATGGAAGAATCCTCTGCAATAACACAGGCAGACCACACTGAATCTGGAAAATGGCTTGTAAAGCTGGTGTCCATATTTGGAGAAGCAAAATGGGCTATTTCTGATGGAGGTTCCTACTAACAAAGCCAGCCAATGAAACTGGCTCTCAAGGCGAGATCATTTGGATgttgcagtggctgtggcagccgcagggtttgggttttttgcttggcatagcaaaatgagctctgagcagcatctctggcagggaggaaagtgcccctggagctggggctgaggcccCGGGGTGGATGTGAGCCCGTGTGGGTGTGAAGGAAGCTGGCAGAGCGCTGagtttgctttccctgcaggctcGCGCTCTGATCCGGCAGAACGGGACCccgcagctgcaggagccccggCGCCTGTCGGCTCTGCTGCGGGACTTCCTCGAGTGCAGCCTGGAGCCGGACGAGGAGCGgcgctgggctgcccaggagctgctgcaggtgagagccaagggctgcaggggaagcagcagcgccagggAGGGGTTTTCTTGTGGGGCCCCCTCCGATAGTCTCCAGTCTCGCTGCGTTCCACGCGCAGAGCGAGCAGAATCCTCGCCTGCTGTGGCCTGGCAGGCTCCTTTCGAGCTCATCTGGACCTGGTGCCCCACAgcgagcagggacatcttcaagcagctcagggggctcagagccctgcctgaCCTGAGCTTGGATGTTTCCAGGCAGGAGGCACCTCCCACATCTCTGGGCACCTCCTGTCAGTGTTTCCCCACTCTCCTggttaaaaaattcttccttagaTCTAATCTGAGcctgcttccctctcctgagTTTCAAaccatttccctttgtcctgttgCAACAGGAACTTGACTCTGGAAAGTAACagttcatttctttcctttttatgctTTGGACAGCACCCGTTTTTATCATCAGCcaagcctctctccagcctgacccctctgatcactgcagcaaagcaactgagggagcagcagagcagaggaagcaCTTGAGGACAGCTTCTTGTTACAGTAGTTAGGACAACTAGTTAGTTATGGTAGTAAGCATTGCTAGTTAGTCATGGTAGTTAGCACTGGTAGTTAGTTAGGGTAGTTAGCATTGCGAGTTAGTTATGGTAGTTAGAGCAGCCTGTTTGTTATGGCAGTTTTTTGAATAAAAACTCTCTTAAACCTCAACTCCCTTGAcgtgtcccttccctctcccgcTGTGACTCAGCTGCCCGGAGCAATGTGAGGGGAGAgcgggcccagcctggcccagagctgagccccagcagagccctggcagagcccagagcagcctcggcACCTGCAGAGTCAGCCTGGAAGGAGGCGCTTGGAGCCTTCTCGGCTGCACCCGGCTCTTGGTTAcaaactgtgtgtgctggaaaatgccaccGGCTCTGCACGAGGGCAGAAGGGGCCTGGGGAAGGCCCAGGTGCTCCATGCAAGGGAAAAACCTGCCCTGGGTTTGTTATAAATAACTAGGTAGTGTTGGCTTTTGGTATTATGTATTGacttctgcaaaatattcttaatCACAACGAGTTTGATATAGTACAGTTTGTAATcacttttcactgcttttgCTATAGTATAATTTGTCAGCTTTTTGTGGCCAATGCCCTGGCCCCTGTGTAGCTCATATCCTCAGAACATCATTTATGGATGATTTTTTTAGTTTGTGGACAGTGTGAAAAATATACATTATAGTTTtggcttttgcaaaatattGAAGTGCATGCCAGATGTTGTGCATTATAATGTTAACTTTTGCAGAAGTAGCTGTAATTGTGAAATAAGaactaatgcttttatttttgtaactaacTGACAATACTGAGAATGACTCAGAGATATTTGTGAAATAGCTAATGTTGGTTTAATGTACTTGTGGAAGTAGCTAAAAGTGTGTGCATGGTCAGATAACATCTAAGGAAGGGATGTGATGAGGACCCCTGCCACTGACCCTTCCACTGTCAATAACTGTCACCTGCTGAAACCACAGAACAGGGGCCCTTGTGAGGCAGTGACACACAGCCCTCAAAACAGCAATCCACGATTCCTGCACGTGCTCTACAAAGGCGAGTTGGGGGTCAAACCAACCTAAAGAATTCCTGGAACATGTAAATGTGttcaaagaaatgtttgaatatgtataatcattatgaatatgtatttgaacAATACAATGGAAAAAGTAGACAAGAAGAGTTGCTGTGGTTAACCGGTGTGCCTCTGGCCATTGCCAACACCCAGCAGTGTTACTGATTTGTCCCTTATTATTCcttattaaactttcaaaaattctaAAGAGTGAGGCTCATTTCTCACAAAACCCAAGGTGCTCACCCCTTGTTGCTCTCCTAAGCTAGATTTGTCAATCCTAAATTTTGTCTGGGcggtggaggaggaggctgcaaggaaaagaaagatgtacTGGTGTGGAGGCCCAGGACTCTACCATCAGAGTCTCAATTCCACAGCTATGGAGGACTGGTCCCCAAAGAGAAGAATAGATTTCAAGGTTATGGTGAGAAGCTTGCTTCTCCCAGAGATCTTTGCAGGCACATGCGGATTTATGGAAAGTTATGTTACCCCATTGGCCCGTTGGCCTAATTACCCAAGTTCACCCCCTATTACCCATCTCTGGTTAGTCCCTAGAATgttctccctctctgtccctccatTGGCCCCAGTTTACTGCATTCCTCTGCCCCCGTTTCCCTATGAGCTGACCCGACCCTTAACCCCTCCtttgccccattttcccccatatcCATTGGACCCTGACCCTCAGCTCCACCCTCACTACCCCATATAAAAacccccagtgccctcagctggCACCCTGTCTTTGTGCCTGGACCCTgttcagctctgtcccctgttcCTGTACCAATAAACCCAGTTTGCTGAGATCATACCCAGACCCATCCTGCCGACTTTGTCAGCTTTATAAAGCAGCCGTGAGCTCCGGGCTCCTGAGTGCCGGACGCTCCAAGGGCCTTGGCAGCGCCAGgatgctccagactgggacagccaggcagggcaggaggaatcactgcccctttcccctccctgctgctccatctcccagcccagcatcgctgcaggacagcctcactgccaacgccatcctgccagggatggactggggggatctccttccccttccctctggcatggaggcaaatcccatcttctccttctctgcccCCCTTCCTCTCCTCATTCTGTCCTTCATCCATCCACGttccttttccatctccttcctcccttgttccttcttccttcctctcctcctgccttttcccttctccctgtctcttcctctccttgtcttcctcccccaggcactgagctgtggACAGAGACCAGGGAGAACAAATCCCTGCCACAGAACCTCGTGGAAGAGGCCATTTGGAACGGCTCCACAGGGCAGGAATCCAACGGAggggaaaagccccagagatcccacatgaggaggggctgcaaacccagcctggggagctgtgaggaGGTAAAAGCTTCCCTGTGCCGGGAAGGGTGTGGGGAATGTgagaagagcttcaggcagagctcagcctatTCCTGGCGCCTCCAAAAACAGCGGTGccagatgcagagatccccctgcagatccatagggatgcagagatccccctgcagatccatggggatgcagagatccccctgcagatccatggggatgcagagatccccctgcagcccccggagCAGCCACGCTGGAGCACggggatgcctgagaggaggctgtgcccCCGTGGCCAGAGGGGCcccgctggagcagcctgtcctggcaggactgaccccggggcacagtgacccacgctgcagcacttggagggGGGCTGTGCCCCGTGGGATGGACTCAGCTTGGAGAAGTTCCTGGAGAAGTCTCCGGTGGGAGAgagcccagggtgcagcaggggaacgactcctgtccctgagcagagggagaagccccGGGGCATGAAGTGAGCAcggccccattccctgtctccggCACTGCCGGGGTaggaggtgcagctggaaggagggaggcgTGGGGGAAGGCTGGATTTAAGGCTCTTCACTTACtcctcattatcctgctctgaatTTTTGGAGTTCTCTGTCAGAAatctctcccctcccccactcatccacaggggtttggggcggttttccctttttgggggaaatcaaAGCGATGCACTGATGCTCCTAATCAGGGGTATGAGAAGTGAGGCTCCTGGCTTCCCGCTGAGCCGGAGCCACCGGAGCCACCGGAGCCGCAGTGCCGGGAAAGCCGTGGCGGGAGGTGCGGAgaagtttgtttgtgttttcagctcaaTCCCCCTCGGGCCCGGGCCCgttccagggctgttcctcatcTCCGGCTCTGCCCTCACGCAGCCCGGGGGACCCTGAGAGCGCGGGGCGAGGCTGTGCCGTGTGCAGAGCCCGCCCCCGGCTGCGATTGGGCGACGGTGCCGTCAGTCGTGGTTCTGGCGCGCTGATTggtgggagcggggcggggcagggccccGGTGGCGGCCTGAGGGCGGCCGTGGCTCGGCAGCGGCGCCACTGGCGGAGCGTCTGTGCGGGCCCGGGATCGGCGGCACCGGCCGGAGCgcggtgaggcggcggcggagctgggaggcggccgcagcgcaggtgggagccgcgctgggttgtgcgggggctcggggctcgctgcgggcctcgggggcggcagggggctcaggcgggTTCGTTGTGCCGTGTCCGGCGCGTGTTGCCGCTGGCGtgagggcgctgcgggagcggctgcccgcggtctccttgcggccgctgcctcggcaggagccgctgccggagcagcgctggctcggcCCGGTTGCTGTGGCCGGGACAGaggcggctgccccgtgcccggggctgtgcggggacATTCACGTGGCcggaggtttctgtgccccgaggagacagaggagtcctgtacaagtgactttattgctgagcagagggagaggccgtGGGGCATTTGCCATGCGCTCTCTGCCGTTGTAgttcgcagcctcctttttatcttcattttcctggccgattctctctctccctttgcccactggctgaggtacttggaCGGTTCAGACTTCCCGATCCGCCAACTGCATGTCCTCGTTAATGTGCACCCCCACTTTTGTAGAACAGCCGATATTCCTGGCTCTGTTaagtctttgttctttttctcaaaGTTCATGAATTTAGAGGAATTTTGAGCAGCAGTCTGTGTCAGTTTGttctattttctgaaactgatGGTTTTTCCCGTTACTTCCTTCTCTACAAGTCCCTGGCCCTATCTCCACGCAGATTGACTCATTgactctgtttttttcttactgagtCTTCTTTGGTTTTGGAATTATTCTGAGTGCCCTCATTCCCTGTCCTTCTCTAGGCATTCCTGGATCAAGAGACCTGGCTGCCACCTGCATCCCCTCGCTCAGCTGCTGAATGTGCTGCATCCAcaacattctccatttgctgtttccttttgcAGCTGTACCAATTTCTGTTGCAGAGTCAGATATGCTCACCATGGGCTCTGCCTTTagctgtgcaaattccatcTGTGCAAGCGGGCAGAGGGAATcagcccaattcctgccccGGGTAGGAAGACCCAGGTACATTGTCCAGGCTTTGCCCCAGCAGGGttaatttgcatttctaaagctcctCTCCGGGCTACCTGGAATGAAGCTTCTCTTCCAGAGCAGCCATGcagccccccccagcccccccagaatctgctttttagttgttgttgtttttggtgggttttgtttgttttttatttatttgtttggttgggttttttttgttttgttatggtTTTAGGTGGggggagggttttttgtttgttttttaaacaatatttaaaCAAACTATTAACTGTTTCTGAGTTAAATGGTCACCTTTAAAGCAGTTCTAGGTGAACGTTGAAAAACCCATAGCAAAACTTGATTCTCACACTTCTGTCCCAAACCTACCTAACCATATAAAGTaggattattttgaaaaacGATTCTCATGTTGTATTCTTGTCACTGAAACTGcggggaaaacaaaaaccctccAACAATATCTTTAGTGTTAGAGAGTCAAGGCAT
Proteins encoded in this region:
- the LOC136570627 gene encoding LOW QUALITY PROTEIN: uncharacterized protein (The sequence of the model RefSeq protein was modified relative to this genomic sequence to represent the inferred CDS: inserted 2 bases in 1 codon; substituted 1 base at 1 genomic stop codon) produces the protein MELEQRTKLFPXSRDTRRTLPGVEVLPLLMRDLWGFSSSSIWPQLGNDRSWFGETKGTEAAPAPPGAPSASKEEVNKEEDSSELPAALGDDGELPSVPGDDSELPAALGDEGEHPAGWECNSEAPAGWDKDRGHLPAWDEDGGCPLVWDQSGQAPTEWDEDNGHLPVWDEDGGHPVAWEEESEHLPAWEVDSKHPLAWKEDGEPPACWEEDGEAAAFWDEDGEAAEFWEEDGEPFSAWEEDNEPPSAVGSWAEHSDSSTAGQPEGRGEWCLMQLSTSALFLGAXAGNTVSEEEPAEKYLEVEQIGQGAFGTVYKGLDRATGGEVAIKKMSLRGQNRERAVNEILLLKDKKNPNIVNSLDSFLVDGDLWLVMEYMDGGTLRDVVRQIRMAEGEMAAVSRECLQGLDFLHSNRVIHRDLKSSNILLGMDGSVRLADFGLCTQLSPEQDQRSSMVGTAHWMAPEVVTRSPYGPKVDIWSFGIVTIEMVEGEPPYFRETAAMARALIRQNGTPQLQEPRRLSALLRDFLECSLEPDEERRWAAQELLQNLVEEAIWNGSTGQESNGGEKPQRSHMRRGCKPSLGSCEEVKASLCREGCGECEKTVPDAEIPLQIHRDAEIPLQIHGDAEIPLQIHGDAEIPLQPPEQPRWSTGMPERRLCPRGQRGPAGAACPGRTDPGAQ